The following are from one region of the Streptomyces fradiae genome:
- a CDS encoding DUF5949 family protein: MTTSNVAAKAHSAHSMGTLTVISWTLGPTDDMPATPFLMVYSLGDGQHGPEAVEAELRTTLEDMGVQIGGIVVDAGQDRGVGAHLLVEAGRAVLTLPFMNAQCLVPPEWQAAAYETGHVIVKIPVVPWPDARPGVPVTEDGLKAFLMDDHVVRNSGLIAVPVSRIQG; encoded by the coding sequence ATGACCACTTCCAACGTCGCGGCCAAGGCGCACAGCGCCCATTCGATGGGGACGCTCACCGTCATCTCGTGGACCCTCGGCCCCACCGACGACATGCCCGCCACCCCCTTTCTGATGGTGTATTCCCTCGGGGACGGCCAGCACGGCCCGGAGGCCGTCGAGGCGGAGCTGCGGACGACCCTGGAGGACATGGGCGTGCAGATCGGCGGCATCGTCGTCGACGCCGGCCAGGACCGCGGGGTCGGCGCGCATCTGCTCGTCGAGGCGGGGCGGGCCGTGCTGACCCTGCCGTTCATGAACGCGCAGTGCCTGGTGCCGCCGGAGTGGCAGGCGGCGGCGTACGAGACGGGCCACGTCATCGTGAAGATCCCGGTCGTGCCGTGGCCGGACGCGCGGCCGGGCGTGCCGGTCACCGAGGACGGCCTGAAGGCCTTCCTCATGGACGACCACGTCGTGCGGAACTCGGGTCTCATCGCCGTGCCGGTGAGCCGGATCCAGGGCTGA
- a CDS encoding TetR family transcriptional regulator produces MAETPETPARPSLRERKKLKTRAAIRRAAYRIAGEQGWEAATVEAIAAGAEVSPSTVVRYFPVREDIVLTDDQDELLLARLRARPAGEEPLDSLRAVVLDAVTASLAAEPAETRLRAGLMVEVPAVRARLTETTAQTGRLLSGAVAERTGRSPDDLEVRVFTAAVLGALREATVHWAEHGQGDDLVELLDRTVETLKAGLTLRTRP; encoded by the coding sequence ATGGCGGAAACCCCCGAGACCCCCGCGCGCCCCTCGCTGCGTGAGCGCAAGAAGCTGAAGACCCGCGCCGCGATCCGGCGGGCCGCCTATCGGATCGCGGGCGAGCAGGGGTGGGAGGCCGCCACCGTCGAGGCGATCGCCGCGGGGGCCGAGGTGTCGCCGTCGACCGTGGTGCGGTACTTCCCGGTCAGGGAGGACATCGTCCTCACCGACGACCAGGACGAACTGCTCCTGGCGCGGCTGCGGGCCCGGCCGGCCGGGGAGGAGCCGCTCGACTCGCTGCGGGCCGTCGTCCTGGACGCCGTCACCGCCTCGCTCGCCGCCGAGCCCGCCGAGACCCGGCTGCGGGCCGGGCTCATGGTGGAGGTCCCGGCCGTGCGGGCCCGGCTCACCGAGACCACCGCCCAGACCGGGCGGCTGCTCTCCGGGGCCGTCGCCGAGCGCACCGGCCGCTCCCCCGACGACCTGGAGGTACGGGTCTTCACCGCGGCCGTCCTCGGTGCCCTGCGCGAGGCCACCGTGCACTGGGCCGAGCACGGCCAGGGCGACGATCTGGTGGAGCTGCTCGACCGGACCGTCGAGACCCTCAAGGCCGGGCTGACGCTCCGAACGCGCCCCTGA
- a CDS encoding chaplin, which produces MSRIAKAVALSVGAAAAVAGSAGVAAASAGAEGAAVHSPGVLSGNLVQVPVHVPINVCGNTVSVIGALNPAFGNTCVNHG; this is translated from the coding sequence ATGTCCCGTATCGCGAAGGCCGTTGCTCTGTCCGTCGGTGCGGCTGCCGCTGTCGCCGGTTCCGCCGGTGTCGCCGCCGCCAGCGCCGGAGCCGAGGGTGCCGCCGTGCACTCCCCGGGCGTGCTGTCCGGCAACCTGGTCCAGGTCCCGGTCCACGTCCCGATCAACGTCTGCGGTAACACCGTGAGCGTCATCGGTGCCCTGAACCCGGCCTTCGGCAACACCTGCGTCAACCACGGCTGA
- a CDS encoding exopolysaccharide biosynthesis polyprenyl glycosylphosphotransferase, whose protein sequence is MTTESTSVNPSPGPWPVAGQFSGRASLASASASPRTASDRLALPVRRPLRERYAAVPLVAADVLAVLLAVGVLSAAHRRWELALPVVLLVVALDARAGLHRPAALPAGVLDEVPALAARAGIAWCVTAAAVAAYAPALVIGPLRLCAAYAVQVTAVFVVRGLVLARRRRTARTHPRSALVVGAAGPARRFAAALAQHPEYGVRPVGIVAPRADGEPGLPVLTTAEEVHRAVIQNTVRDAVLLSSDAGSDAGSGEGSEDGLVALFQQHGCATWRVGGEQAGGPMGDHLWGFGCRRLVPLGERRGLTAKRALDVALAGPALALALPVLMACALAVRIADGPGVLFRQERVGQNGRLFTLLKFRTLKPADETESATQWSIANDRRMSPAGHFLRKTSLDELPQLWNVLRGDMSLVGPRPERPYFVAQFSRIHAGYAARHRMPVGLTGLAQVHGLRGDTSIEDRCRFDNHYIDHWSLWQDVCILLRTAAGLVRPTGS, encoded by the coding sequence GTGACAACCGAAAGCACCAGCGTCAACCCTTCGCCGGGCCCGTGGCCCGTGGCGGGCCAGTTCTCCGGCCGCGCCTCGCTCGCCTCCGCCTCCGCCTCGCCACGGACGGCGTCCGACCGGCTCGCGCTGCCGGTGCGCCGGCCCCTGCGGGAGCGGTACGCGGCCGTGCCGCTGGTCGCGGCCGACGTGCTGGCCGTGCTGCTCGCGGTCGGTGTGCTGTCCGCGGCGCACCGCCGCTGGGAGCTGGCGCTGCCGGTCGTCCTCCTGGTCGTGGCGCTCGACGCGCGGGCCGGGCTGCACCGGCCGGCCGCGCTGCCCGCCGGGGTGCTCGACGAGGTGCCGGCGCTCGCCGCCCGCGCCGGGATCGCCTGGTGCGTGACGGCGGCCGCGGTCGCCGCGTACGCCCCGGCGCTCGTGATCGGACCGCTGCGGCTCTGCGCCGCGTACGCCGTGCAGGTGACGGCGGTGTTCGTGGTGCGCGGTCTGGTGCTCGCCCGGCGGCGCCGGACGGCCCGTACGCATCCGCGGTCCGCGCTCGTGGTGGGCGCGGCGGGCCCGGCCCGGCGGTTCGCCGCCGCGCTGGCCCAGCACCCGGAGTACGGAGTGCGGCCGGTCGGGATCGTCGCGCCGCGCGCGGACGGCGAGCCGGGCCTGCCGGTCCTGACGACCGCCGAGGAGGTCCACCGGGCGGTCATCCAGAACACGGTGCGCGACGCGGTGCTGCTCTCCTCGGACGCGGGTTCGGACGCGGGTTCGGGCGAGGGTTCGGAGGACGGTCTGGTGGCGCTGTTCCAGCAGCACGGCTGCGCCACCTGGCGGGTCGGCGGGGAGCAGGCGGGCGGTCCGATGGGCGACCATCTGTGGGGCTTCGGCTGCCGGCGTCTGGTGCCGCTCGGCGAGCGGCGCGGGCTGACCGCGAAGCGCGCCCTGGACGTGGCGCTCGCCGGTCCGGCGCTCGCGCTCGCGCTGCCGGTGCTGATGGCGTGCGCGCTCGCGGTGCGGATCGCGGACGGACCCGGGGTGCTGTTCCGGCAGGAGCGGGTGGGTCAGAACGGGCGCCTGTTCACGCTGTTGAAGTTCCGTACGCTCAAGCCGGCCGACGAGACGGAGTCGGCGACCCAGTGGAGCATCGCGAACGACCGGCGGATGAGCCCGGCCGGGCACTTCCTGCGGAAGACCTCGCTGGACGAGCTGCCGCAGCTGTGGAACGTGCTGCGCGGGGACATGAGCCTGGTCGGGCCGCGGCCCGAACGCCCGTACTTCGTCGCACAGTTCAGCCGGATCCACGCGGGTTACGCGGCCCGGCACCGGATGCCGGTGGGGCTGACCGGCCTGGCCCAGGTGCACGGGCTGCGCGGTGACACCTCGATCGAGGACCGCTGCCGCTTCGACAACCACTACATCGACCACTGGTCGCTCTGGCAGGACGTCTGCATCCTGCTGCGTACGGCGGCCGGCCTCGTGCGACCGACGGGAAGCTGA
- a CDS encoding tyrosinase family protein: MAYTRKNQRDLTSAERRRFVSAVLELKRAGGYDEFVRTHIDYYVSDGEGKLRVAHMCPSFLPWHRKFLLEFERALRKIDPSVTVPYWDWTRDNTPAASLWGEDFLGGNGRPGDHQVTTGPFAYATGRWTVRHGMTEQKYLSRDFGRPGDPITLPTAADVDTALRERTYDTAPWNSTSATGFRNRVEGWGPGTGNARFQLHNRVHRWVGGLMLGGGSVNDPVFWLHHAYVDLLWSRWQARNPGAGYLPKDPPPLGDPQYRKVAALRERMGPWNVAPSELLDHSGIYRYA; encoded by the coding sequence GTGGCGTACACGCGTAAGAACCAGCGCGACCTGACGAGCGCCGAGCGCCGGCGCTTCGTCTCCGCGGTCCTGGAGCTCAAGCGGGCCGGGGGGTACGACGAGTTCGTCCGCACCCACATCGACTACTACGTCTCCGACGGGGAGGGGAAGCTGCGCGTCGCCCACATGTGCCCCAGCTTCCTGCCCTGGCACCGCAAGTTCCTGCTCGAGTTCGAGCGGGCGCTGCGCAAGATCGACCCGTCGGTGACCGTGCCGTACTGGGACTGGACCCGGGACAACACCCCGGCCGCGTCCCTGTGGGGCGAGGACTTCCTCGGCGGCAACGGACGGCCCGGCGACCACCAGGTGACGACCGGCCCCTTCGCGTACGCCACCGGGCGCTGGACCGTCCGCCACGGCATGACCGAGCAGAAGTACCTGAGCCGGGACTTCGGCCGCCCGGGCGACCCGATCACGCTGCCCACCGCCGCCGACGTGGACACGGCGCTGCGGGAGCGTACGTACGACACGGCGCCGTGGAACTCCACCAGCGCCACCGGCTTCCGCAACCGCGTCGAGGGCTGGGGCCCGGGCACCGGCAACGCCCGCTTCCAGCTGCACAACCGGGTGCACCGCTGGGTCGGCGGCCTGATGCTCGGCGGCGGCTCGGTCAACGACCCGGTGTTCTGGCTGCACCACGCCTACGTGGACCTGCTGTGGTCGCGCTGGCAGGCCCGCAACCCGGGCGCGGGCTATCTGCCGAAGGACCCGCCGCCGCTCGGCGACCCGCAGTACCGCAAGGTCGCGGCGCTGCGGGAGCGGATGGGCCCGTGGAACGTCGCGCCGTCCGAGCTGCTCGACCACAGCGGCATCTACCGCTACGCATGA
- a CDS encoding DUF3344 domain-containing protein yields the protein MCAFSCAALSAALPAASAAAPPVAPRPEESARLPFTARYEAVQHGGVVRAANTSATGAAGTESANDGATIAYVDVDADPNTYNSSRAELRVPDGARVSWARLYWGGNLRVGEQKPPKDNGRVLIAEPGGQYKAVLADTTIGHRTADGADAFQASADVTDLVRSSRSGLWTVAQVNVAMGRSAVGGWGGWTLVAAYEKADEPLRRLAVWDGFEALGPGKPELAVPLALGAHRVPSGADGHLGIVGYDGDRGTSGDYLAVETGRAKSVTRSVISDSANSADDVMNSSITESGASRMERLPAHQNTLGYDSDVFDLRGALRHGADRFHIRLGSRKDAVWLGALFLQADLEQPARGQAGPGKPGVAKPGLGKPGLAQPGLAQPGLGKPGAGLLPLVAPGRGAEPDAD from the coding sequence GTGTGTGCCTTCTCGTGCGCGGCGCTCTCCGCCGCGCTCCCGGCCGCCTCGGCCGCCGCGCCCCCGGTGGCGCCCCGGCCCGAGGAGTCCGCCCGACTCCCGTTCACGGCGAGGTACGAGGCGGTGCAGCACGGTGGGGTCGTGCGGGCCGCCAACACCTCGGCCACCGGCGCGGCCGGCACCGAGTCGGCCAACGACGGCGCCACCATCGCGTACGTCGACGTCGACGCCGATCCGAACACCTACAACTCCAGCCGTGCCGAACTCCGCGTGCCCGACGGCGCCCGGGTCAGCTGGGCCCGCCTGTACTGGGGCGGGAACCTGCGGGTGGGTGAGCAGAAGCCGCCCAAGGACAACGGGCGGGTGCTGATCGCCGAGCCCGGCGGCCAGTACAAGGCGGTGCTCGCCGACACCACGATCGGCCACCGCACCGCCGACGGCGCCGACGCCTTCCAGGCCTCCGCCGATGTCACCGACCTTGTCCGCTCGTCCCGTTCGGGCCTGTGGACGGTCGCCCAGGTGAACGTCGCCATGGGCCGCTCCGCCGTGGGCGGCTGGGGCGGCTGGACGCTGGTCGCCGCGTACGAGAAGGCCGACGAGCCGCTGCGCCGGCTCGCCGTGTGGGACGGGTTCGAGGCGCTCGGGCCGGGGAAACCGGAGCTCGCGGTCCCGCTCGCCCTGGGCGCGCACCGCGTGCCGAGCGGCGCGGACGGACACCTCGGAATCGTCGGTTACGACGGCGACCGGGGGACGTCCGGCGATTACCTGGCGGTGGAGACCGGCCGGGCGAAGAGCGTCACGCGCAGCGTGATCTCCGATTCCGCGAATTCCGCGGACGACGTGATGAACTCCAGCATCACGGAATCGGGAGCCAGTCGTATGGAACGACTGCCCGCTCATCAGAACACCCTGGGGTACGACTCGGACGTCTTCGATCTGCGGGGGGCGCTGCGCCATGGGGCCGATCGTTTCCACATCCGCCTCGGGAGCCGGAAGGACGCCGTCTGGCTCGGCGCGCTCTTCCTCCAGGCGGACCTCGAACAGCCGGCCCGCGGACAGGCGGGCCCCGGAAAGCCCGGAGTCGCGAAGCCCGGTCTCGGAAAGCCCGGACTCGCACAGCCCGGACTCGCACAGCCCGGTCTCGGAAAGCCCGGCGCCGGACTGCTGCCCCTCGTCGCGCCCGGCCGAGGAGCCGAGCCCGACGCGGACTGA
- a CDS encoding glycosyltransferase, translating to MLHAVQPGDGGVARVVTDLVRGQLAAGLRVAVACPPGTELAAAVRAEGAEAYDWRVGREPGPALLRETRELGRLLRAVRPALVHAHSAKAGLCARLALRGRVPTVYQPHAWSFEAVGGTTAALARMWERAAAHWTDRIVCVSAAERRTGENAGVRAAWSVIHNGVDAARFAPPADAPASPGPECELPGAGPLVVCVGRLCRQKGQDVLLDAWPTVLAAVPEARLVLVGDGPDAAALRAAADPYFSVHFTGAVADPAPWYRAADLVVLPSRWEGMALAPLEAMASGRPVVVGDVDGARESLPPGHEEHCLVPSGDPAALAAALGRLLGRTELRHSLGREAREHVLSRFDVRRTGAAVAELYRELAGVRCTEHREPIAQ from the coding sequence GTGCTGCACGCCGTCCAGCCCGGTGACGGCGGGGTCGCCCGGGTCGTGACCGACCTGGTCCGCGGCCAGCTGGCGGCGGGCCTCCGGGTCGCCGTGGCCTGTCCGCCCGGCACCGAACTCGCCGCCGCGGTACGGGCGGAGGGCGCCGAGGCGTACGACTGGCGGGTCGGCCGCGAGCCCGGCCCCGCGCTGCTGAGGGAGACCCGGGAGCTCGGCCGGCTGCTGCGGGCCGTGCGGCCGGCGCTCGTCCACGCCCACAGCGCCAAGGCCGGGCTCTGCGCCCGGCTCGCGCTGCGCGGCCGGGTGCCGACCGTGTACCAGCCGCACGCCTGGTCCTTCGAGGCCGTCGGCGGGACGACCGCCGCCCTCGCCCGGATGTGGGAGCGCGCGGCGGCCCACTGGACCGACCGGATCGTGTGCGTCAGCGCGGCCGAGCGCCGTACCGGCGAGAACGCCGGGGTGCGCGCCGCCTGGTCGGTGATCCACAACGGGGTGGACGCCGCCCGTTTCGCGCCGCCCGCGGATGCCCCGGCGAGCCCGGGCCCGGAGTGCGAACTCCCGGGTGCCGGGCCGCTCGTGGTGTGCGTGGGCCGGCTGTGCCGGCAGAAGGGGCAGGACGTCCTGCTCGACGCGTGGCCCACGGTGCTCGCCGCCGTGCCGGAGGCCCGTCTCGTCCTGGTCGGCGACGGCCCGGACGCGGCGGCGCTGCGGGCTGCCGCCGACCCGTACTTCTCGGTGCACTTCACCGGCGCGGTGGCCGACCCCGCGCCCTGGTACCGGGCCGCCGACCTGGTCGTCCTGCCGTCCCGCTGGGAGGGCATGGCGCTCGCGCCCCTGGAGGCGATGGCGAGCGGGCGGCCCGTGGTGGTCGGCGACGTGGACGGGGCGCGGGAGAGTCTGCCGCCCGGCCACGAGGAGCACTGCCTGGTCCCCTCAGGGGACCCCGCCGCGCTCGCCGCCGCGCTCGGCCGCCTTCTGGGCCGTACCGAGTTGCGGCACTCGCTGGGCCGGGAGGCCCGCGAGCACGTACTCAGCAGATTCGATGTGCGGCGCACCGGCGCGGCCGTCGCGGAGCTCTACCGCGAACTGGCCGGAGTGCGGTGCACGGAGCACAGAGAGCCGATCGCACAGTGA
- a CDS encoding tyrosinase family oxidase copper chaperone, with protein sequence MIVPRRVAVRSLFALAVTAFTGGALTRITAIPDRRNRTGPYDTGDNLPAFDEFDEFDEMYAGRRIRGFAGPTGEPVALVDGRPLHLMRCADGGWVTPVYHYESCPTPLAATRAAVAELGPEPLSRYAAGHGGHDAGAAYPGGSPRGVHA encoded by the coding sequence ATGATCGTCCCGCGCCGGGTGGCCGTGCGTTCGCTTTTCGCACTGGCCGTCACCGCCTTCACCGGCGGCGCGCTCACCCGTATCACCGCCATACCGGACCGGCGGAACCGGACCGGTCCGTACGACACCGGCGACAACCTGCCCGCCTTCGACGAGTTCGACGAGTTCGACGAGATGTACGCGGGCCGGCGCATCCGGGGCTTCGCGGGCCCCACCGGCGAGCCCGTGGCGCTCGTCGACGGCCGGCCGCTGCACCTGATGCGCTGCGCCGACGGCGGCTGGGTCACCCCGGTCTACCACTACGAGTCCTGCCCCACGCCGCTCGCGGCCACCCGCGCGGCCGTGGCCGAGCTCGGCCCCGAGCCGCTGAGCCGGTACGCCGCGGGCCACGGCGGCCACGACGCCGGGGCCGCCTATCCGGGAGGGAGCCCGCGTGGCGTACACGCGTAA
- a CDS encoding chaplin has protein sequence MSRIAKAAAVIAGTGAVALSGAGLAVADAGAEAVAAHSPGVASGNVVQVPIHVPVNLCGNTVNVIGLINPAFGNQCANVDGGHDRGGDNGGYGG, from the coding sequence ATGTCTCGCATCGCGAAGGCTGCCGCTGTTATCGCCGGCACCGGTGCCGTTGCCCTCAGCGGGGCCGGCCTGGCCGTCGCCGACGCCGGCGCCGAGGCTGTCGCCGCCCACTCGCCCGGCGTCGCTTCCGGCAACGTCGTGCAGGTTCCGATCCACGTTCCGGTCAACCTCTGCGGCAACACCGTCAACGTCATCGGTCTGATCAACCCGGCCTTCGGCAACCAGTGCGCGAACGTCGACGGCGGCCACGACCGCGGCGGCGACAACGGCGGCTACGGCGGCTGA
- a CDS encoding O-antigen ligase family protein, whose product MTTAVTATAPVPVPVPDTGLAARSEVREWARRAGALSPVLAVIALLLVPGGGGAQGGTGGSGTVADAASGLLVLICLLRVVRGGARPLTRAAAVVLGLPVLGVCLAAITSNDPGASLPGVARYLQIFVLVPGAVLVMIRDRRDFAVVAWGLVGLALLEGGVGVLQFATGTGASYQGADIRAVGTFGATDVMGMATVVAYGLVIAAGLALGGRAGSRGRTAALVCAGLLFVPLVLSFSRGAWIATVLAVGLQLLLSGPRRAARVALAGAALGVVLVGGFGIGSDMVKERVTSITQVTAAPDQSVTDRYTMWAAAGRMWRSEPLTGVGLKGFPAYRDSNASLALSSGSDTAGAGAAFARQPLLSPHNMYLLVLSEQGLIGLLALAGSWAALLVAALRRRRRGADCALVAVGLLSWQLIDFFYADIGGPSTVLMSVVLGLAAWWSLAEVRDA is encoded by the coding sequence ATGACCACGGCCGTGACGGCGACTGCGCCCGTGCCGGTACCGGTGCCGGACACCGGGCTCGCGGCCCGCTCCGAGGTCCGGGAGTGGGCGCGCCGGGCCGGGGCGCTGTCCCCGGTGCTCGCGGTGATCGCCCTGCTGCTGGTGCCGGGTGGCGGCGGCGCGCAGGGCGGGACGGGCGGCTCGGGCACGGTGGCCGACGCCGCGTCGGGGCTGCTCGTGCTGATCTGTCTGCTGCGGGTGGTGCGCGGCGGGGCCCGGCCGCTGACCCGGGCGGCGGCGGTCGTGCTCGGTCTGCCGGTGCTCGGTGTGTGCCTGGCCGCGATCACCTCGAACGACCCGGGCGCCAGCCTGCCGGGCGTGGCCCGCTATCTGCAGATCTTCGTCCTTGTGCCGGGCGCGGTGCTCGTGATGATCCGCGACCGGCGGGACTTCGCCGTGGTGGCGTGGGGCCTGGTCGGGCTCGCCCTGCTCGAGGGCGGGGTGGGCGTGCTCCAGTTCGCGACCGGCACCGGCGCCTCGTACCAGGGCGCGGACATCCGGGCGGTCGGCACCTTCGGCGCCACCGACGTCATGGGCATGGCGACGGTCGTCGCGTACGGGCTCGTCATCGCGGCGGGCCTGGCGCTCGGGGGCCGGGCGGGCAGCCGGGGGCGGACGGCGGCGCTGGTCTGTGCGGGGCTGCTGTTCGTGCCGCTGGTGCTGTCGTTCAGCCGGGGCGCGTGGATCGCGACCGTGCTCGCCGTGGGGCTCCAGCTGCTGCTCTCCGGTCCGCGCCGGGCCGCCCGGGTCGCGCTCGCCGGCGCGGCGCTCGGGGTGGTCCTGGTGGGCGGGTTCGGCATCGGCTCCGACATGGTGAAGGAGCGGGTCACCAGCATCACCCAGGTGACCGCCGCGCCCGACCAGTCGGTCACCGACCGGTACACGATGTGGGCGGCGGCCGGCCGCATGTGGCGCTCCGAGCCGCTGACCGGCGTCGGGCTCAAGGGCTTCCCGGCCTACCGCGACTCCAACGCCTCGCTCGCCCTGTCCTCCGGCAGCGACACGGCGGGCGCGGGCGCCGCCTTCGCCCGCCAGCCGCTGCTGTCCCCGCACAACATGTACCTCCTGGTCCTCAGCGAGCAGGGCCTGATCGGCCTGCTCGCCCTCGCCGGCAGCTGGGCGGCGCTCCTGGTCGCGGCGCTGCGCCGGCGCCGGCGTGGCGCCGACTGCGCGCTGGTGGCGGTCGGACTCCTTTCGTGGCAGCTCATCGACTTCTTCTACGCGGACATCGGCGGCCCCTCGACGGTCCTGATGTCCGTCGTGCTCGGCCTGGCGGCCTGGTGGTCGCTGGCGGAGGTGCGCGATGCCTGA
- a CDS encoding glycoside hydrolase family 26 protein — protein sequence MRSLTIWPRVALTVLLAVVLVFLLPYGRLAPDGRAPLAEPVPPRVTVPSGFFTGSDEAGVRRIAGVEEWLGGASLTVGHTYLPGDRWSNIEGHPALFEPWARWKAARPGRLFVLNVPLLDRNEEGLSDAEVRAGLRRGAAGEFDGHFRTLGERLVTYGLADAVLVLGWEMNGTTYAHRCGPDPERWKAYWRRVVAELRAVPGQRFRFDFTPSRGLDAVPWPRCYPGDDVVDVIGLDAYDQPAGLSFEEQVTEPYGLDFHVRFAAEHGKPVSFPEWGLFRNGDNPAYVRGMLDWFARHRPLYQTFTDYCPHGVWECAANPASGEVVRGAFGASARP from the coding sequence GTGCGCTCCCTGACGATCTGGCCGCGAGTCGCGCTGACGGTGCTGCTCGCGGTCGTTCTCGTGTTCCTGCTGCCGTACGGGCGGCTCGCGCCGGACGGGCGGGCGCCGCTGGCGGAGCCCGTACCGCCACGGGTGACCGTGCCGTCCGGTTTCTTCACCGGCTCTGACGAGGCCGGGGTGCGGCGGATCGCCGGCGTGGAGGAGTGGCTGGGCGGGGCGTCGCTGACCGTCGGGCACACCTATCTGCCGGGCGACCGCTGGTCGAACATCGAGGGGCATCCGGCGCTGTTCGAGCCGTGGGCGCGGTGGAAGGCGGCGCGGCCGGGCCGGCTGTTCGTGCTCAACGTGCCGCTGCTCGACCGCAACGAGGAGGGCCTGTCCGACGCGGAGGTGCGGGCGGGGCTGCGGCGCGGGGCGGCCGGGGAGTTCGACGGGCACTTCCGGACGCTGGGCGAACGCCTGGTGACGTACGGGCTCGCGGACGCGGTCCTGGTGCTCGGCTGGGAGATGAACGGCACCACGTACGCGCACCGCTGCGGGCCGGACCCGGAGCGCTGGAAGGCGTACTGGCGGCGGGTGGTGGCGGAGCTGCGGGCGGTGCCGGGGCAGCGGTTCCGCTTCGACTTCACGCCGAGCCGGGGTCTGGACGCGGTGCCCTGGCCGCGCTGCTACCCGGGCGACGACGTGGTGGACGTGATCGGCCTCGACGCCTACGACCAGCCGGCCGGTCTGTCGTTCGAGGAGCAGGTGACGGAGCCGTACGGGCTCGACTTCCACGTCCGGTTCGCGGCGGAGCACGGCAAGCCGGTGTCGTTCCCGGAGTGGGGGCTGTTCCGCAACGGGGACAATCCGGCGTACGTACGGGGGATGCTGGACTGGTTCGCGCGGCACCGGCCGCTCTACCAGACCTTCACCGACTACTGCCCGCACGGGGTGTGGGAGTGCGCGGCGAACCCGGCCTCGGGCGAGGTGGTCAGGGGCGCGTTCGGAGCGTCAGCCCGGCCTTGA
- a CDS encoding vitamin K epoxide reductase family protein, which yields MATVNAHRGTGVPGQRQQEETERAGGAGTGASRAFAWMLMVTGAAGVLAGWVITIDKIKLAEDPGFRPGCSLNPVISCGSVMQSEQAGVFGFPNPMLGLITYAVVVAVGAGILAGARYRGWFWLGLNGGMLFGVAFCTWLMQQSLYEINALCLWCSLAWCATIVMFWYTTAHNLRHGFLPAPAAVKGFLTEFTFALPVLHIGIIGMLVLTRWWEFWTS from the coding sequence ATGGCGACGGTGAACGCACACCGCGGGACCGGGGTCCCCGGTCAGCGGCAGCAGGAGGAGACCGAGCGGGCGGGCGGAGCGGGGACCGGCGCGAGCCGGGCCTTCGCCTGGATGCTCATGGTGACCGGTGCGGCGGGTGTGCTCGCCGGCTGGGTCATCACCATCGACAAGATCAAGCTGGCCGAGGACCCGGGCTTCCGGCCGGGGTGCAGCCTGAACCCGGTGATCTCCTGCGGCAGCGTGATGCAGAGCGAGCAGGCGGGCGTGTTCGGGTTCCCGAACCCGATGCTGGGCCTCATCACGTACGCCGTCGTCGTCGCCGTGGGCGCCGGGATCCTGGCCGGCGCCCGCTACCGGGGCTGGTTCTGGCTCGGGCTCAACGGCGGGATGCTGTTCGGCGTCGCCTTCTGCACCTGGCTGATGCAGCAGTCGCTGTACGAGATCAACGCCCTGTGCCTGTGGTGCTCGCTGGCCTGGTGCGCGACGATCGTCATGTTCTGGTACACGACCGCGCACAACCTGCGGCACGGGTTCCTGCCCGCGCCCGCCGCCGTGAAGGGCTTCCTGACGGAGTTCACCTTCGCACTGCCGGTGCTGCACATCGGGATCATCGGGATGCTGGTCCTGACCCGCTGGTGGGAGTTCTGGACGAGCTGA